Proteins encoded by one window of Chondromyces crocatus:
- a CDS encoding PLP-dependent aminotransferase family protein, with protein sequence MDVRIDQLMRTGAAAPGIITLGGGLPAPELFPRRALMASFQRVMMDPSGAALQYGWPEGSEGLRGWIAERLRRRGADVSASDVIITSGAQQALAVASQVLFQRGDRVGCEPESYPGALDLFGTRGVLPVVGHDDVRALYVMPAVSNPHGRAMTTTDRRRWLDHAHAAQLPLLEDDAYAELRFDGPPHRPLLADARHLVWHIGTLSKTLCPGLRVGWLVAPPVMYRRALEAKQALDLQANSLALALLEDFLGRHDYDALVARARRFYHRRALHLAATLSRRLPSFRFTAPEGGFTLWAETDCDGDDRDLLEFALQHGVSFDPGRSFRVDLRSSRIALRLSFATESSARQDEGVARLARAWDMWRGRTPRVQNDDAAARTPVVA encoded by the coding sequence GTGGACGTCCGGATCGATCAGCTCATGCGCACGGGTGCCGCTGCCCCCGGCATCATCACCCTGGGCGGAGGCCTGCCTGCCCCCGAGCTGTTCCCGCGGCGCGCGCTCATGGCGTCGTTCCAGCGCGTCATGATGGACCCCAGCGGGGCCGCGCTGCAGTACGGCTGGCCGGAAGGCAGTGAAGGCCTGCGCGGCTGGATCGCCGAGCGCCTCCGACGGCGGGGCGCTGACGTGAGCGCCAGCGACGTGATCATCACCAGCGGCGCGCAACAAGCCCTCGCCGTGGCCTCTCAGGTGCTCTTCCAGCGCGGCGATCGCGTCGGCTGCGAGCCCGAGAGCTACCCTGGCGCCCTCGATCTCTTCGGCACCCGAGGCGTCCTTCCCGTGGTGGGCCATGACGACGTGCGCGCTCTCTACGTGATGCCCGCCGTCTCGAACCCTCACGGCCGCGCCATGACCACCACCGATCGCCGACGCTGGCTCGACCACGCGCACGCCGCGCAGCTCCCTCTCCTCGAGGACGACGCCTACGCGGAACTGCGCTTCGACGGCCCGCCCCACAGGCCCCTCCTGGCCGACGCCCGTCACCTCGTCTGGCACATCGGCACCCTCTCCAAGACCCTCTGCCCTGGCCTCCGCGTGGGCTGGCTCGTCGCGCCCCCGGTGATGTACCGCCGCGCCCTGGAGGCCAAGCAAGCGCTCGACCTTCAAGCCAACAGCTTGGCCCTCGCCCTCCTGGAGGATTTCCTCGGCCGCCACGACTACGACGCGCTCGTCGCGCGTGCACGCCGCTTTTACCACCGACGTGCGCTCCATCTCGCAGCCACCCTGTCGCGGCGCTTGCCCTCGTTCCGCTTCACGGCTCCCGAAGGCGGCTTCACCCTCTGGGCCGAGACGGACTGCGACGGCGACGATCGGGATCTCCTGGAGTTCGCGCTCCAGCACGGTGTCAGCTTCGACCCGGGCCGCTCCTTCCGCGTCGATCTCCGCTCCTCCCGGATCGCGCTGCGCCTCTCGTTCGCGACGGAGAGCTCCGCGCGTCAGGACGAAGGCGTGGCCCGCCTGGCCAGGGCCTGGGACATGTGGCGCGGCAGAACGCCGCGTGTCCAGAACGACGACGCCGCGGCCCGAACTCCCGTCGTTGCGTAG
- a CDS encoding nuclear transport factor 2 family protein, with protein MKTPRTAGWLVCSLALALPACSDSSRPTASPAPTTSAQAAPTEVVNPHPAPAAKTGDEARALVDQWAAAQNEGKPEAYAALYAPKFEGVRRSGSRVWHLDRARWLKLREEAIQKKAEVKVSDVSVIPSLAGAVVTFTQQGAQGPTSDEGQKRLVLVRSEGKLLIAREELLRADKGKEAGTPGAAGQVTLAIRTPKPMLVLDTNPKDEWGDETPWLATRGDVVQAGRTVDASKLPPELASVRGKRFELFGKAGKVCEATVTSFGLLGQVKPNASFVTRWDGKDEASGEALGDVDVAKDAWDLSATRGEAGGRVLTGLLFASQGKCDEALWGRPLPEAPKGGEAEAGKEAAATDAKAAGDKAKAAGDKAKSAGDKAKAGEEAPKAETVVVEAKPADNTTRDKVLQDLRKLPAYAELQKEYEGLKAAGDPARWEEAQGSKQEVLVMELPSGVTLITATLSAGTGCGTFGGALSAVWESKGGKLTRVSEAFGEALPAVSAADVDGDGRFEIVFENGMLRSSGAHYEQWERLVVPALDSGC; from the coding sequence ATGAAGACGCCCAGAACTGCCGGTTGGCTCGTTTGCTCGCTCGCCCTCGCACTCCCGGCCTGCTCGGATTCGTCACGGCCGACGGCGAGCCCAGCGCCCACCACGTCTGCCCAGGCGGCGCCCACGGAGGTCGTGAACCCGCATCCGGCACCAGCTGCCAAGACGGGTGACGAGGCACGTGCGCTGGTCGATCAGTGGGCTGCTGCTCAGAACGAGGGCAAGCCCGAGGCATACGCCGCGCTGTATGCGCCGAAGTTCGAGGGGGTGCGTCGCTCCGGAAGCCGCGTCTGGCACCTCGATCGCGCGCGCTGGCTGAAGCTGCGCGAGGAGGCGATCCAGAAGAAGGCCGAGGTGAAGGTCAGCGACGTGAGCGTGATCCCGTCGCTCGCAGGGGCGGTCGTGACGTTCACCCAGCAAGGGGCGCAAGGGCCCACCAGTGACGAGGGGCAGAAGCGGCTGGTGCTGGTGCGCTCCGAGGGGAAGTTGCTCATCGCACGCGAGGAGCTGCTCCGCGCCGACAAGGGGAAAGAGGCTGGCACGCCAGGAGCCGCTGGCCAGGTCACGCTCGCCATTCGCACGCCGAAGCCGATGCTGGTCCTCGACACGAACCCGAAGGACGAGTGGGGCGACGAGACGCCCTGGCTCGCGACGCGAGGCGATGTGGTGCAGGCGGGCCGCACGGTCGACGCCTCCAAGCTGCCGCCGGAGCTCGCGTCGGTGCGGGGGAAGCGGTTCGAGCTGTTCGGAAAGGCGGGCAAGGTGTGCGAGGCGACCGTGACGAGCTTCGGTCTCCTGGGGCAGGTGAAGCCCAACGCGAGCTTCGTGACCCGCTGGGACGGCAAGGACGAGGCTTCCGGGGAGGCGCTGGGCGATGTGGATGTCGCCAAGGATGCCTGGGATCTGTCGGCGACCCGCGGCGAGGCGGGAGGGCGCGTGCTCACGGGGCTGCTCTTCGCGAGTCAGGGCAAGTGCGACGAGGCGCTCTGGGGGCGGCCCTTGCCCGAGGCACCCAAGGGCGGTGAGGCAGAGGCCGGCAAGGAGGCAGCAGCCACGGATGCAAAGGCTGCCGGAGACAAGGCAAAGGCTGCCGGAGACAAGGCAAAGAGCGCCGGGGACAAGGCGAAGGCTGGCGAGGAGGCGCCGAAGGCCGAAACGGTGGTGGTGGAGGCGAAGCCGGCCGACAACACGACGCGCGACAAGGTCCTGCAAGACCTCCGGAAGCTGCCCGCGTACGCGGAGCTTCAAAAGGAATACGAGGGCCTCAAGGCTGCTGGCGATCCAGCGCGCTGGGAGGAAGCTCAGGGCAGCAAGCAGGAGGTGCTCGTGATGGAGCTGCCTTCAGGGGTCACGCTGATCACGGCGACGCTGTCCGCGGGGACTGGATGCGGGACGTTCGGCGGTGCGCTGAGCGCCGTCTGGGAGAGCAAGGGCGGCAAGCTGACGCGGGTGAGCGAGGCCTTCGGGGAGGCATTGCCGGCCGTCTCAGCGGCAGATGTCGACGGGGATGGTCGCTTCGAGATCGTGTTCGAGAACGGCATGCTGCGGAGCAGCGGCGCGCACTACGAGCAGTGGGAGAGGCTGGTCGTCCCGGCACTGGACAGCGGCTGCTGA
- a CDS encoding alpha/beta hydrolase, translated as MAPGLLKDLRLELMRRTAHAILHAPPRVLRAFAGPERRSPEGYLLDLQTQALLRLNERLGVTLEDSNLPRARARMDHSTKILAPRIVPAPLQYERRIPVAGGTIAARIYIPEPLGKGLSPMIAFFHGGGFVLGSLDSHDGECQALAAKVQAIVVSIEYRLAPEHHFPSAVDDALAAFRWVAENATALGGDPARIAVAGDSAGGNLAAVISRETRGDAHKPVFQLLVYPATDMTRSHPSHRYFREGLLLTEESINFFLAHYLRSDEDQREPRASPLLASDHEGLPPAMILTAGFDSLRDEGDAYAAALKAAGVAVEHRCYETLVHGFFSMSGVVDVARDAFEFAVGGLRRGLAVQSGK; from the coding sequence ATGGCACCTGGACTCTTGAAGGATCTTCGCCTCGAGCTGATGCGGCGTACCGCGCACGCCATTCTCCACGCTCCGCCTCGCGTGCTCCGCGCCTTCGCAGGACCAGAGCGCCGCTCTCCGGAAGGGTATCTCCTCGATCTGCAGACGCAGGCGCTCCTGCGCCTCAACGAACGGCTCGGCGTCACGCTGGAGGACAGCAACCTGCCCCGCGCTCGCGCCCGCATGGATCACTCGACCAAGATCCTGGCGCCTCGGATCGTTCCGGCGCCGCTGCAGTACGAGCGCCGGATCCCCGTGGCCGGAGGAACGATCGCCGCGCGCATCTATATCCCGGAGCCGCTGGGCAAGGGCCTCTCGCCGATGATCGCGTTCTTCCACGGGGGCGGCTTCGTGCTCGGCTCGCTCGATTCCCACGACGGCGAGTGCCAGGCCCTCGCGGCCAAGGTCCAGGCCATCGTCGTCTCCATCGAGTACCGTCTCGCACCGGAGCACCACTTCCCCAGCGCCGTGGATGACGCGCTCGCTGCATTCCGGTGGGTGGCCGAGAACGCGACGGCGCTCGGTGGGGACCCCGCGCGCATCGCGGTGGCGGGTGACAGCGCCGGGGGCAACCTGGCCGCCGTCATCTCCCGCGAGACGCGCGGTGACGCGCACAAGCCGGTGTTCCAGCTCCTCGTGTACCCGGCCACCGACATGACCCGGTCGCATCCCTCCCATCGGTATTTCCGCGAGGGTCTGCTGCTCACCGAGGAGAGCATCAACTTCTTCCTTGCGCACTACCTCCGCAGTGACGAAGACCAGCGGGAACCGCGCGCCTCCCCCTTGCTCGCGAGCGACCATGAGGGGCTGCCTCCGGCGATGATCCTGACCGCCGGCTTCGACTCGCTGCGGGACGAGGGGGATGCGTACGCGGCGGCGCTGAAGGCGGCTGGTGTGGCCGTAGAGCACCGCTGCTACGAGACCCTGGTGCACGGGTTCTTCAGCATGTCGGGGGTCGTCGACGTCGCACGGGACGCCTTCGAGTTCGCGGTGGGCGGGTTGCGGCGCGGGCTCGCCGTGCAGAGCGGGAAGTAA
- a CDS encoding bifunctional salicylyl-CoA 5-hydroxylase/oxidoreductase yields the protein MRIVCIGGGPAGLYFALLMKKARPDSSVTVLERNRADDTFGFGVVFSDATLENLAQADLPTYQAITRRFSHWNDIDIQYRGQLLRSTGHGFSGLSRQALLDILQERARNLGVELNFEQEIRPDATLPGVDLLVIADGVNSALRTRFAAWFQPEIDERPNRFVWLGTTFPFDAFTFWFKETRDGLFMVHAYRYEEERSTFIVECSADTFARAGLDPADEDATLVYCERLFAEELKGHRLLKNRSVWRQFPTVKNARWHHERMVLLGDAAHTAHFSIGSGTKLAMEDAIALVDALGEKKTVPEALEAYETERRKVVQSTQRAAQVSLSWFESAERYLGMEPLPFAFGLLSRSLRVTHENLQLRDPAFVAQVDARFAGMAEKQSGQPLARGLRGDAPPPMFTPFRLRDVVFPNRVVVSPMCMYSATEGTIDDWHLVHLGSRAMGGAGLVMTEMTDVSAEARITPGCAGMYTEEHARAFARVVDFVHHHTPAKIGIQLGHAGRKGATRLMWEGMDQPLADGGWSLLSASPLPYFPHSQVPREMDRGAMDRVIADFERAASLSVQAGFDLLEVHLAHGYLLASFISPLTNHRTDDYGGTIEQRMRFPLEVFDAVRAIWPASRPMSARISAADWAPGGLPPEDAVAVARLLKQHGCDIIDVSTGQTVAEARPEFGRLFQVPFSDRVRHEVGLPTMAVGAISSWADVNSVLAAERADLCCLGRAHLYDPYWTRHAARDQGFDLPWPSQYAVARDFSPR from the coding sequence ATGCGCATCGTCTGCATCGGGGGCGGTCCGGCCGGCTTGTACTTCGCGCTGCTCATGAAGAAGGCCCGACCCGACAGCTCCGTCACGGTCCTGGAGCGCAACCGCGCCGACGACACCTTCGGCTTCGGCGTCGTCTTCTCCGACGCCACCCTCGAGAACCTCGCCCAGGCCGACCTCCCGACCTACCAGGCGATCACCCGCCGCTTCTCTCACTGGAACGACATCGACATCCAGTACCGCGGCCAGCTCCTCCGCTCGACGGGCCACGGCTTCTCCGGCCTCTCGCGGCAAGCGCTGCTCGACATCCTCCAGGAGCGCGCCCGGAACCTCGGCGTCGAGCTGAACTTCGAGCAAGAGATCCGGCCCGACGCCACCTTGCCCGGCGTCGACCTCCTCGTCATCGCCGACGGCGTGAACAGCGCCCTCAGGACCCGCTTCGCCGCGTGGTTCCAGCCCGAGATCGACGAGCGCCCCAACCGCTTCGTCTGGCTCGGCACCACCTTCCCCTTCGACGCCTTCACCTTCTGGTTCAAAGAGACCCGCGACGGCCTCTTCATGGTGCACGCCTACCGCTACGAAGAGGAGCGCTCCACCTTCATCGTCGAGTGCTCGGCCGACACCTTCGCCCGTGCCGGCCTCGACCCTGCCGACGAAGACGCGACCCTCGTCTACTGCGAGCGCCTCTTTGCCGAAGAGCTCAAGGGCCACCGCCTCCTCAAGAACCGCTCCGTCTGGCGCCAGTTTCCCACCGTGAAGAATGCCCGCTGGCACCACGAACGCATGGTGCTCCTCGGCGACGCCGCCCACACCGCCCACTTCTCCATCGGCTCCGGCACCAAGCTCGCCATGGAAGACGCCATCGCCCTGGTCGACGCCCTCGGCGAGAAGAAGACCGTCCCCGAGGCCCTCGAAGCGTACGAGACCGAGCGGCGCAAGGTCGTCCAGAGCACCCAGCGCGCCGCCCAGGTGAGCCTCTCCTGGTTCGAGAGCGCCGAGCGCTACCTGGGCATGGAGCCGCTCCCCTTCGCCTTCGGCCTCCTCTCCCGCAGCCTCCGCGTCACCCACGAGAACCTCCAGCTGCGCGACCCTGCCTTCGTCGCTCAGGTCGACGCCCGCTTCGCCGGCATGGCCGAGAAGCAGAGCGGCCAGCCCCTTGCCCGCGGCCTCCGCGGCGACGCCCCCCCGCCCATGTTCACCCCCTTCCGCCTGCGCGACGTCGTCTTCCCGAACCGCGTGGTCGTCTCCCCGATGTGCATGTACTCCGCCACCGAAGGCACCATCGACGACTGGCACCTCGTCCACCTCGGCAGCCGCGCCATGGGCGGTGCCGGCCTCGTCATGACCGAGATGACCGACGTCAGCGCCGAGGCCCGCATCACCCCCGGGTGTGCCGGCATGTACACCGAGGAGCACGCCCGCGCCTTCGCCCGCGTCGTCGACTTCGTCCACCACCACACCCCGGCGAAGATCGGCATCCAGCTCGGCCACGCCGGCCGCAAGGGCGCCACGCGCCTCATGTGGGAAGGCATGGACCAGCCCCTCGCGGACGGCGGATGGTCCCTGCTCTCGGCCTCACCGCTCCCGTACTTCCCGCACAGCCAGGTACCGCGCGAGATGGATCGGGGGGCGATGGACCGCGTGATCGCCGACTTCGAACGCGCTGCTTCCCTCTCCGTGCAGGCCGGATTCGACCTCCTGGAGGTCCACCTCGCGCATGGCTACCTCCTCGCCAGCTTCATCTCCCCCCTCACCAACCACCGCACCGACGACTATGGCGGCACCATCGAGCAGCGCATGCGCTTCCCTCTGGAGGTCTTCGACGCCGTGCGCGCCATCTGGCCTGCAAGCCGCCCCATGTCGGCCCGCATCTCCGCGGCCGACTGGGCCCCAGGCGGCCTCCCTCCCGAGGACGCCGTGGCCGTCGCGCGCCTGCTCAAACAGCATGGCTGCGACATCATCGACGTCTCCACCGGCCAGACCGTCGCCGAAGCCCGCCCCGAGTTCGGGCGCCTGTTCCAGGTCCCCTTCAGCGATCGCGTCCGGCACGAGGTCGGCCTGCCGACCATGGCCGTGGGCGCGATCAGCTCCTGGGCCGACGTGAACAGCGTCCTCGCCGCCGAGCGCGCGGACCTCTGTTGCCTCGGCCGCGCCCACCTCTACGACCCCTACTGGACCCGCCACGCCGCCCGCGACCAGGGCTTCGACCTCCCGTGGCCCAGCCAGTACGCCGTCGCGAGGGACTTCTCCCCGCGCTGA
- a CDS encoding phosphotransferase family protein, with the protein MSLVPPSSTRPPRDAHRLDEAALTRWLATHVEGCEDATVTVRQFKGGQSNPTYWLGVASREGSAPHALELVLRKKPPGDLLPSAHAVEREYRILRALADTDVPVPPALALCEDGAVVGTPFFVMRYVPGRIFWDPGLPEASGPEERRAIYGDFIRALAALHQVDPAAVGLGDYGKVGGFIARQVQRWSKQYEASRTGEVRSMDALMAWLGANVPARDETTIIHGDCRIDNVIFAPDAPQALALIDWELSTLGHPISDLAYVCMGYHLNLPGRGSLVGVDLAAAGIPSEDEFVQTYCRLTGRDGIDDWPYFMAFGIFRLAAIAQGVYKRSLQGNASSEDAGMYGAAVGILSELGCRIAGVRA; encoded by the coding sequence ATGTCTCTCGTCCCGCCGAGCAGCACCCGTCCCCCCCGCGATGCCCACCGCCTCGACGAGGCCGCCCTGACGCGATGGCTCGCCACCCACGTGGAAGGGTGCGAGGACGCCACCGTCACCGTGCGCCAGTTCAAGGGTGGCCAGTCCAACCCGACGTACTGGCTCGGCGTCGCGTCCCGCGAGGGGAGCGCCCCGCATGCGCTGGAGCTGGTCCTCCGCAAGAAGCCACCGGGGGACCTGCTCCCTTCGGCCCACGCGGTGGAGCGCGAGTACCGCATCCTGCGGGCCCTCGCGGACACCGACGTGCCCGTCCCCCCTGCCCTCGCGCTCTGTGAGGATGGGGCCGTCGTCGGCACCCCGTTCTTCGTCATGCGCTATGTGCCCGGCCGGATCTTCTGGGATCCGGGCCTGCCCGAGGCCTCCGGTCCCGAGGAGCGGCGCGCCATCTACGGGGACTTCATCCGCGCGCTCGCGGCCCTCCACCAGGTGGATCCCGCCGCGGTGGGCCTCGGCGACTACGGCAAGGTCGGCGGCTTCATCGCCCGGCAAGTCCAGCGCTGGTCGAAGCAGTACGAGGCGTCACGGACCGGCGAGGTGCGCTCGATGGACGCGCTGATGGCCTGGCTCGGCGCGAACGTGCCGGCCCGCGACGAGACCACGATCATCCATGGGGACTGCCGGATCGACAACGTCATCTTCGCGCCCGACGCGCCGCAGGCGCTGGCCCTCATCGACTGGGAGCTGTCCACGCTCGGTCACCCGATCAGCGATCTCGCCTACGTCTGTATGGGTTACCACCTGAACCTGCCCGGGCGTGGCAGCCTGGTGGGCGTCGACCTCGCCGCCGCCGGGATCCCTTCCGAGGACGAGTTCGTGCAGACGTACTGTCGCCTCACCGGCCGTGACGGCATCGACGACTGGCCTTACTTCATGGCGTTCGGCATCTTCCGCCTCGCGGCCATCGCCCAGGGGGTCTACAAGCGGAGCCTCCAGGGCAACGCCAGCTCCGAGGACGCAGGGATGTACGGCGCCGCCGTCGGGATCCTGTCCGAGCTCGGCTGCCGCATCGCCGGCGTCCGAGCCTGA